The Candidatus Aminicenantes bacterium genome includes the window GCGGGTCTCTTGCTCTACCTGAAAGAGTATGATCGCCTTCCCGATGTGATCCGCCCGTTCCTGGAGGGTGAACACAAGAACATGTTCCTGATGATCCGCGTGGAGCTGGCGCGTCGCCGCGGGGATTGGCAGAGCGCGCTGGACCTGGGAGAAGAGTACCTGAAACACAACGGCATCAACCGTCATGTCCTCAATGTCATGGGCGAATCCCTCATGCACCTGGGCAACCGGGATGAGGCCATCCGTTTGTTTACCCGCTCCCTGGAAGAGGAGCCCAACCAGCCGTCGGTGCGGGAGATGGTTGAGAAACTGAAAACGGAGAAAAAAGATGGCGCGAAATCAAATCAAAAACCGCAATAACATCGGGGTTGCTTTTTTATTGGTTCTCCTGATTGGTTTGTCCGCCTGCAGCCACCTGCAGCGCATGGAAAAGCAATTGCCTCCCGGTGATCGTGAGTTCATCCAGGAGGTTCGCTACATCATCACCACGGAAGAGCGCAAACAATACGTCAACATTCCCGCTGAAGAGCGGGCCGAGTTCCGCCGCAATTTCTGGCGCCGCCGTGATCTCACGCCGGACACGGAGCGCAACGAATACAAAGAAACCTATTACGCCCGGGTTCAGGAGGCCAACCGCTTGTTCCGCAGTGAGGGCAATGAGGGCTGGTTGACCGACCGCGGCCGTGTTTTCGTGCTGCTGGGGCCGCCGGATCACCGCCAGGTTTATCCCATGGGCTATAGTTTCTATGAACCCCCGGTCGAAGTGTGGCGCTACGGTTTTTTCCCCATCATTTTCGTGGACCGCTTTCACCAGGGCAAGTACGAGATGGCCGCGGCCAACGCCTATTATCTCAACGCGGTGTCCCAGGCCCAGATCATGCTGAATAAGCCCCATGAAGCCCTGGAAAAAGACGTGCGGCCCAATTTTGGTATCGATACCAAAGCGGAAGGCGTGGGCACGCTCAGGGTAAACCTGGAGATTCCCTATGCCCTGTTGCTGTTCACCCGGGAGGGTGATGAGTACAAAGCCGTACTCGAAGTCCAGGCCGCGTTAACCAGCGCGGATGAAAGCGAGGTTTGGAGCATGAATCGCGCCTATGCCTTTTCAATCACGGAAAAGCAACTCGACCAGGTGAGCCGCGGATACAAACTTGACTTTCCGGCCGAAGCCGGCGCCGCCGGCGATTATGTTTTGACGGTGCGTGTCTCCAATAAAGGGGATGACAAAGTGGCTGAGCAGAGTGTGAATGTCCGGGTGCGCTGACCCGGCGGATAATCGATATGCAATGCAATAGTCGGAGGCAACCATGAAGCACAGAGTATGGATTGTTTTGGTAGTGACGGTGATCGCTGTCGGCCTGCTGGCCCCCCCCATGGAGGCACAGCGTTTCAGCCGTGGCAAAGCCAGATTGAGCGGTGAAGTAAAGGATGAAGCGGGCAATCCCATTGCCGGCGCGCAGGTGGAATTGATTTTCGAAGATGAGGTTTCCAAGTTTAAAACCACCACCGACGAGAAGGGGGAGTGGGCGGTGATCGGTCTGGGCAGCGGACAGTTCCGCATTGTTGTGACCGCGGATGGCTACATCCCGTCCCAACAACTGGTCGCGGTCAGTCAATTGAATCGCAATGACAAGGTCATACATACACTGAAAAAGGCCGAGCAGCCCATTATGCATGAAGACCTGCTGGAATACCTGGAACAGGGAAACACCCACTTCCAGGATCGCGAATTCGACGAGGCGATTGTTGAGTTCCAGAAGATCCTGGACAAACACCCGGAGATGTACGCGGTGTTGTTTAAGATCGGTGATTGTTACCGAGAGAAGCGCGACCTGGACAAGGCCGAAGAAATATACACCAGGGTGGCCGAATTGGCGACTGCCAAAGAAGACAACAGCGTGCACGCCCAGGCGCTGGGCAACCTGGGGGCCATCAGCATTCAACGCCAGGATTTTGACCAGGCCAACCAGTATTTTCAGCAGGCAATCAGCCTGAACCCCGAAGACGAAATCCTGGCCTATAACGTGGCCGAGATCAATTTCAACAACAACAACGTGGACCTGGCCATCAAGTACTATCAGATGGCGGCTGAAGTCAAGCCCGACTGGAGCCTGCCGCATCAGAAGCTGGGATATTCCTACTTGAACAAGGGGGATTTCGCGGCCGCCCGGGCCAGTTTCCAGAAATTTTTGGAACTGGAGCCCGAGGGTGAGCAGGCCGCCATTGTGCAGGAATTGCTCAGTTCCCTGCCGGAAGCCTGAAAAACACGATGTTTTCGCGCCCCGCTCACTGCGGGAGCGGGCGGGAATGAACACATGAGCCACTCAACCGCGAAAATTTGCCTGGTTTTGCTGGTGTTCACGTTTGCGGGAGTTTTCCAAGCGCAAGAGGCTACGCAATCCAGGGACAACCTGGCGTCCATCGTAACCATTCCCGATCCGTTTGTGCGCATGTCGGCCCTGGAGGATTTCTATCGCAGCAGCCTGAGGGACCCCGAAAAAAGCGAGATTGACCGCAACCTGTTGCTTCACCTGACCGATACCGCCTATCAGATCCGCAATTTCCCCCTGGTCCTGCGTTACGGTGAAGAGGGTCTTGCCCGGGACTGGAACAATCCCCGTCTCAAGATGGCCCTCTATTTTTACGTGGCCCGGGCATGCGAGGAGCAGGGCGTCAACACCGGCAAAGCTTTGCGGTACGCGGCATTCATCCGCGAGTTGGCGCGGGTGGTGGATCCCACCCGGGCGGATGCCTTGATCTGGAAGCAATTCGTGGCCCCGGCGCAACGCCTGTCTATGCGACTGCTTGCAAGCCGGGCAACAAACGCGAAGGACTGGCACAGTGCGCTCCAATCGGGAGTTTTCGCGCTGGAATTGGATGCCAATGAAGAAGCCGGCAAGGAATTGTACGAAACCGCCTTGCGCGCCCGCCTGGATGAGCATGGGCGCGCGGCCGCGGTTGCGGCCCTGCAAGCCCTGTGCCGGTCTCCCCTTGCCCGGCCCGAGTATCTGAATCGCCTGGCCTTCTGGCATTCACAGGATGAGCGTTCCGACCTAGCCGCCGAGCTGCTGATTACTTCCCATGGCATGAAGCGCGACCCCGCGGTGGCGTATACCATCGGCAAATTGTTGCAGAAGAGCCGTCTAAAGGAAGCGCTCGATTACCTGGCCGAAGCCGTGCAGAGTGGAGAAGGGGAAACAGTTACCCGGGCGCGGCGCCTGCTGGAGCACCTGTTTTTTAACGTGCATGCCGCGGATCTTTCCGCGGATGAACAAGAGAAAGAGTTTGCGCGCCTGATGCAGGCCGCGGCTCAGCGGGTTCGCGAAAAGAAAACCAAAGCCGCCACCCAC containing:
- a CDS encoding GWxTD domain-containing protein, with amino-acid sequence MARNQIKNRNNIGVAFLLVLLIGLSACSHLQRMEKQLPPGDREFIQEVRYIITTEERKQYVNIPAEERAEFRRNFWRRRDLTPDTERNEYKETYYARVQEANRLFRSEGNEGWLTDRGRVFVLLGPPDHRQVYPMGYSFYEPPVEVWRYGFFPIIFVDRFHQGKYEMAAANAYYLNAVSQAQIMLNKPHEALEKDVRPNFGIDTKAEGVGTLRVNLEIPYALLLFTREGDEYKAVLEVQAALTSADESEVWSMNRAYAFSITEKQLDQVSRGYKLDFPAEAGAAGDYVLTVRVSNKGDDKVAEQSVNVRVR
- a CDS encoding tetratricopeptide repeat protein; protein product: MKHRVWIVLVVTVIAVGLLAPPMEAQRFSRGKARLSGEVKDEAGNPIAGAQVELIFEDEVSKFKTTTDEKGEWAVIGLGSGQFRIVVTADGYIPSQQLVAVSQLNRNDKVIHTLKKAEQPIMHEDLLEYLEQGNTHFQDREFDEAIVEFQKILDKHPEMYAVLFKIGDCYREKRDLDKAEEIYTRVAELATAKEDNSVHAQALGNLGAISIQRQDFDQANQYFQQAISLNPEDEILAYNVAEINFNNNNVDLAIKYYQMAAEVKPDWSLPHQKLGYSYLNKGDFAAARASFQKFLELEPEGEQAAIVQELLSSLPEA